Proteins encoded within one genomic window of Siniperca chuatsi isolate FFG_IHB_CAS linkage group LG4, ASM2008510v1, whole genome shotgun sequence:
- the cracr2aa gene encoding EF-hand calcium-binding domain-containing protein 4B: protein MAAFTAPCATANTTTTTVARTAWQRQGSGKEAGKYENGDVGQNTILEKTHEFFQMCDIENKGFISRRDMQRLNGGLPLSAEELENVFDTLDSDGNGYLTLDEFSSGFSEFLFGQKISVEEGMEEKNPCESPSEVLYQTQWEESLARGDEDEEEKHFCMLMESLGANSVFEDPAEVRSLWAQLRRDEPHLLSNFEDFLARVTSQIIEANQEKREMESALKRKSATHDDEIQRLYEEMEQQIKNEKDRIVLQDYERFLSRSQDMELQLSRKEKELEQLFQKQRRLESQFQELHSEQNVTKVENVKLKQTNDELTLELEHTSQELILAQEQLSVLQEQSTRLHEEKEMEIYRLTEGLHRERAGLLKQLDLLREMNKHLRDEKDMCFQKPKKTPGWKQRPLINVVKHTNTHIFKSEDEEELTTSSVRQKLANGSCQSSCIAETRGHLQRIISIEEDHLPHLLQNDCQAQTPLQECSEGEEASDNEENIDLVMSDIYPCASSAQQQKSKGTEEKSETPTSPRGQPVGKETSLNEEGGPSPPDRLFKIILVGNSSVGKTSLLRRFCDDCFHPGTSATVGIDYSVKTITVDNSHVALQMWDTAGQERYRSITKQFFRKADGVVVMYDITAEQSFTAVRQWLTSVKDGAGEDIPIMLLGNKTDKEIERQVQKRVGERLAKDCQITFYECSACSGHNVVECMVHLARILKEQEDREKEKTVQLVGSPSEKKRSCC, encoded by the exons ATGGCAGCGTTTACTGCTCCTTGTGCCACCGCTAATACCACGACCACCACGGTGGCCCGAACTGCATGGCAAAGGCAAGGAAGCGGCAAAGAGGCAGGCAAATATGAGAATGGGGACGTGGGACAAAACACTATCCTGGAGAAAACCCACGAGTTCTTCCAGATGTGTGACATCGAGAACAAGGGCTTCATCAGCCGACGAGACATGCAG AGGCTGAACGGCGGGCTACCTCTCAGTGCCGAGGAGCTGGAGAACGTATTTGATACCCTTGATTCCGACGGCAATGGATACCTTACCCTCGACGAGTTCTCTTCTGGCTTTA GTGAGTTTTTATTCGGCCAGAAGATTTCTGTAGAGGAAGGCATGGAGGAGAAAAACCCCTGTGAAAGCCCGTCAGAGGTCCTGTACCAGACCCAGTGGGAGGAGAGCCTGGCAAGAggagatgaggatgaagaggagaaacACTTTTGCATGCTTATGGAGAGCCTCGGAGCCAACAGTGTCTTTGAAGA TCCTGCTGAAGTGCGCAGTTTGTGGGCCCAGCTGCGCCGGGATGAACCACACCTTTTATCCAATTTTGAGGACTTCCTGGCCAGAGTGACATCTCAGATCATAGAGGCCAACCAGGagaagagggagatggagagcgCTCTCAAAAG GAAATCAGCAACACATGATGATGAGATCCAGCGCCTTTATGAGGAAATGGAgcagcaaataaaaaatgaaaaagacaggATTGTGTTGCAG GACTATGAGCGGTTTCTGTCTCGCAGTCAAGACATGGAGCTGCAGCTGTCCAGAAAGGAGAAAGAGCTGGAGCAACTCTTTCAGAAACAGAGAAGG TTGGAGAGCCAGTTCCAGGAGCTTCACAGTGAACAAAATGTGACCAAGGTGGAGAACGTGAAGCTGAAGCAGACGAATGACGAGTTAACACTGGAGCTGGAGCACACCAGCCAAGAGCTGATCTTGGCACAGGAGCAGCTGAGTGTGCTGCAGGAGCAGTCCACACGGCTTCATGAAGAGAAGGAGAT GGAAATATACAGACTCACTGAGGGACTGCATCGAGAGCGAGCGGGCCTCCTCAAACAACTGGACCTTTTGAG GGAAATGAACAAACATTTACGGGATGAAAAGGACATGTGTTTTCAG aaaccaaagaaaacaCCAGGTTGGAAGCAGAGGCCTTTAATCAATGttgtgaaacacacaaacacacatatcttCAAAAG tgaggatgaggaggagctGACCACCAGCTCTGTGAGGCAGAAGCTAGCCAATGGGTCATGCCAGTCCTCTTGCATAGCGGAGACAAGAGGGCACCTCCAGAGGATCATCTCCATCGAGGAGGACCACCTCCCACACTTACTCCAGAATGACTGTCAGGCCCAAACCCCACTTCAGGAGTGCAGTGAAGGAGAGGAAGCCTCAGACAATGAGGAGAATATAGACTTGGTGATGAGCGATATTTACCCGTGTGCGTCTTCTGCCCAGCAGCAAAAGTCAAAGGGAACTGAGGAGAAAAGTGAAACCCCCACATCTCCGAGGGGTCAGCCTGTTGGCAAGGAGACCAGTTTAAAT GAGGAAGGTGGTCCCTCGCCGCCTGACCGCCTCTTCAAGATCATCCTGGTGGGGAACTCAAGTGTAGGAAAGACCTCCCTCCTTCGACGATTTTGTGACGACTGCTTCCACCCTGGCACTTCTGCCACTGTGG GTATAGATTACAGTGTAAAGACAATAACTGTGGACAACAGCCACGTGGCACTGCAGATGTGGGATACAGCAGGACAGGAGAG gtATCGAAGCATCACCAAACAATTCTTTCGCAAGGCCGACGGTGTGGTGGTGATGTATGACATCACAGCCGAGCAGAGCTTCACAGCTGTCAGACAGTGGCTGACAAGTGTAAAG GACGGCGCAGGCGAGGACATCCCCATCATGCTCTTGGGAAACAAAACGGACAAGGAGATTGAGAGACAAGTTCAGAAAAGAGTGGGCGAAAGACTAGCCAAG GACTGCCAAATTACTTTCTATGAGTGCAGTGCATGCTCCGGACACAATGTGGTGGAATGCATGGTTCATTTAGCCAG AATTCTGAAAGAgcaagaggacagagagaaggagaagactGTCCAGCTGGTCGGCAGCCcctcagagaagaagagatcCTGCTGCTAA